CCAGCGACGTTCGGCCCCATGGCGTGCATGAGGATGAAGTTTCCTGGGTCTTCTTCCCTCGCTATCCTCTGGACGACCCTGGCCGACATCGGAACGGCCGAAACTCCGGCGGCGCCTATCATTGGGTTTATCCTTCCGCCGCTGAGCTTCATCATGAGCTTGCCGAAGAGCACTCCCCCAGCGGTGGCGCTGGCGAAGGCAACGACACCGAGGCCGAGGATCATGAGGGTCTGGGCCGTGAGGAAGCTCTCAGCCCTCATAGTTGAGCCGACGCCGAGGCCGAGGAAGATCGTGACGATGTTCATCAGCTCCTCCTGCGCCGCTTTGCTGAGCCTCTCGACGACGCCGCTCTCCCTGAAGAGGTTGCCTATCATGAGCATTCCTATCAGCGGCGCCGCGCTCGGGACGAGCAGTCCAATGACTATCATGGTGATTACCGGGAAGAGTATCTTCTCCCTCTTCGATACTGGTCTCAGCTGCTCCATGCGTATCTTTCTCTCCTCTGGGCTGGTGAGGGCCTTGATGATCGGCGGCTGGATTAATGGAACGAGGCTCATATAGGAGTAAGCCGCAACAGCCGTCGCCGCGAGTATCTCCGGGGCGAGCTTGGTGGTTAGGTAGATAGTCGTCGGTCCGTCGGCACCGCCGATGATGCCTATGCTAGCCGACTGGTGGAGGTTGAAGCCGAGGGCCAGGGCTGTTAGCATAGCCACGAAGACGCCTATCTGAGCGGCAGCTCCGAGGAGGGCAGTCTTCGGATCCGCTATCATCGGCCCGAAGTCAGTCATGGCTCCGAGGCCGAAGAATATGAGGAGTGGGACGACCTCTGTCTTGATGAGGAGGTAGTAGATGAGGTCGAACAACCCGGGTTCGCCGTAGTGCTCGCTCATGTAAGTTATCGTCTTGAAGATGCTGTCGCTGACGTTCTCGGGCAGGTTCACGGCCACCGGCCAGTTGGCCACGTGGGAGAGCGGTAGATTAACGAGGACCGCGGTTATTCCTATCGGGAGGAGCAGGAGGGGCTCCATTTCATACCTTATCGCCAGGTAGACGAGCGTTAAGCCGACTATGATCATCACGACGTTCCCTACCGTGAGGTGCAGTAAACCGAGGGTGTTAATGAAGTCGATGAAGGTCGCCATGGCCGCTCACCCTATCTCTATTAACGCATCGCCGGTGTTCACGGTGTCTCCTTCTTTGACGAGGATTCTCTTAACGACACCGTCTTTTGGCGCTGGTATTTCGTTCTCCATCTTCATTGCTTCTAAAATGAGCAGTCCCTGGCCTGTTTTGACCTGCTCGCCCTCCTTCACGAGTATTCTAAGGATTTTTCCAGGCATTGGGGCCGTAACGACTCCCTCACCAGCGGCAACAGGGGCAGGTGATGGGGCCGCTGGAGCTGGTGCAGGAGCGGGAACCGGAGACGGAGCTGGAGCACTTGGAGCAGAAACCGGAGCAGAGACCTGGGCACTTGCTAAAGCGCTCACGTCTATTCCAAGCCCTTTGGCCTCGACCTCGTAAGTCTTGTCCTCGAAGCTCACCCTGAACTTTCCTCCGGGCAGTTCCTCCACTTCAACCTCGTATTCAACACCCTCAACGATGACCTTAACCTTCGCCATTCTCACCACTTCCCTATCTCGTAGTTGAAATCTTCACTATCTTCCATCTGGGTCTGGAGGCCGTATAGGCGCCAGGCATCCGAGATCTTCCTCCTAAACGGAAGGGGCCTGAGCTGGCTGGCCTTCTTGGCCGTGTAAGCGAGTATAGCCGCTGTGATAACGGCCAGATCTCTCGGGGGTATCTTCGGCTTCTCCTCTGGCTTGGCCTCCACCGGGGCAGGGGCGGGTGCTGGTGCAGCGGCTGGCTTTTCCCTCTCCACCAGCCTTCTCTCGAGCCAGCCCACGAAGTAAAGAACTAAAGCCAGGATTCCGAGGATTGTGAAGACAACTGTAACGCCGATTACGGTTATCCACCCGCCTTCCACGAGCTGGGTCATGTCCATCCTTCACACCTCACAGCGGTATGTTGCCGTGCTTCTTCGGCGGGAGCTTTACCCTCTTGCTCTCCAGGGCTTCGAGGGCCAGGATTACCTTCGCCCTGGTCTCGGCCGGATCAATCACGTCGTCGATATACCCACGAGCAGCTGCAACGTACGGGTTGGCGAACTTCTCGCGGTATTCCATTATCTTCTGCTGACGGACTTCCTCCGGGTTCTCGGCTTGGGCTATCTCCTTTCTGAAGATGATGTTGGCCGCTCCCTCTGGGCCCATAACTGCTATCTCCGCAGTCGGCCAGGCAAAGACGAAGTCGGCTCCGAGGTGCTTGCTTCCCATGGCTAAGTACGCTCCACCGTAGGCCTTCCTCAGGATGACGGTAACCATCGGGACGGTGGCTTCGGCGTAGGCGTAGAGGACTTTGGCTCCGTGTCTGATGATCCCGCGGTACTCCTGGTCGGTTCCAGGCAGGTAGCCAGGAACGTCAACGAGGGTGACTATCGGGATGTTGAAGGCGTCGCAGGTTCTAACGAAACGAGCTATCTTGTCCGAGCTGTCTATGTCGAGAACACCGGCGAAGTATATCGGGTTGTTGGCGACTATTCCAACGGTCTGGCCGTTCATCCTTCCAAAGCCGACAACGGCGTTCGGGGCGAAGTACGGGAGTATCTCGAGGAAGTCGGGGTTCCCGTTCTCGTCGCGGTCAACTATCTCGTATATGACCTGCCTCACGTCGTAGCCCTTGTTCGGGTCGTCCGGGACTATGTTGTAGAGGTTCTCGGTCTTCCTGAACGGGAGATCGCTCGTCTTAACGCGCGGCGGCTTCTCCATGTTGTTCGATGGCAGGTAACTCATGAGCCTCCTTATTAAAGCAAGAACCTCCTCGTCGCTCTTCCCTATGAGGTGGGCCTGACCGCTCTTCTGGGCGTGTATCATAGCGCCACCGAGCTGAACCGGAGTCACCTCAACGCCGGTGACGGCCTTAACCACCTGCGGCCCGGTGATGAACATGAAGCTCGCATCGCTGTCCACCATGAGGATGAAGTCTCCAATAGCTGGGCTGTAAACCGCTCCACCGGCGCAGGGACCCATGATCGCTGTTATCTGCGGGACTACGCCGCTCAGAAGGGTGTTCATCTTGAATATCTCACCGTAGCCCTTAAGCGAGTCAACGCCCTCCTGAATCCTCGCTCCACCGGAGTCGTTGAGGCCTATAACTGGAGCTCCAGCCTCAAGGGCCAGCTCCATGACGCGCTTTATCTTCGCCGCGTGCATCTCGCCGAGGGAACCGCCCATCACTGTAAAGTCCTGGGCGTAGACGAAGACGAGCCTTCCGTCGATGGTTCCGTAGCCGGTTATGACGCCGTCGGCAGGCAGTTCCTTCTTGTCGAGGCCGAACTCCGTTCCGCGGTGCTTGACGAACATTCCTATCTCGACGAAGCTTCCCGGGTCGAGGAGCTTTTCAATCCGCTCCCTGGCAGTTAGTTTGCCCTTTGCGTGCTGTTTTTCGATGGCCTTCTCGCCACCCATCTCCAGAATCTTCTTCTTCCTCTCATACAGCTCGTTGAGCTTCTCCTCCATGCTCATGAGAAATCCCCCTGTTTTTGCTGAACCTTGTAGTTTGTAAAGTTTAAAAGGGTTTTCAAATCCGTTAAGGGTGCCCAAAGAAAAAATGAACATTGCTGTGCAGAAAATTGGTGAAAAAGAGTTCAGAGGTGCTGGATCGGTGTTTCAGCACCACAGGCTTCACACTTGAGGAAGTGGAAGCGGCCCTTCTTGATTATCTTCGTGTCCGGGCTTCCGCAGACGGGACAGATAACGAACTCCTTGAGGTACTTCTTCAGCTTGTTGGCTATGAGGTATGGAGTGAAGCGTCCCTGGAGGATGGCCCTTCTTCCTTCGAGGGTTCCAGCGGTAGCAACCTCCCTCAGGAGGAACTTGAGAAGGTGGTTCGGGTCGCGGTTCATGGCCTCCGCTATGTCCACGAAGTTCTCTATGATGGTCCTGTTTCCTGCTATAGTCACCTGCGCCGGCGGAACCTCGAAACGTGAGTGGTGGTGTTTGACGTTTTCAGGGAGTTCCTCGTAAGCCTTATCGAGGAGTCCTTCGAAATCGTAAAAGTCTACCTTCTCGCTCATTTTCTCACCTCCTACTTACCTCTTCACTTCGCTTTATAACCTTTGTTAGAGGACGCGGTAGAAGCCCGCCCTCGGTTCGTAGACCCTGCCGTCGCTCTTCAGCTCGTTGAGGAGCTTCTCGATGTCTGCCTTGGTTCCTATTCCTGCCTGTTTGGCGGCCTCTATAACCTTCTCCTCCGGCGCTCCAAACTCTCCCTCGCTCTCAAGCGACCTGATGATGTCAACGAGCTTCTCAATCTTGTTTATCTTCTTTGAACTCTTGCCGACTTCGAGGATTGAGACGTCCAGGTTGCCCTCCTCATCAACGGCTATCGTCTTCATCATGGCCTCGATTATTTCTATCGCGGCTCTTGCGTCTTCCCTCGTCACCGTCTCGCTCAACCTCAT
This Thermococcus stetteri DNA region includes the following protein-coding sequences:
- a CDS encoding acetyl-CoA carboxylase biotin carboxyl carrier protein subunit → MAKVKVIVEGVEYEVEVEELPGGKFRVSFEDKTYEVEAKGLGIDVSALASAQVSAPVSAPSAPAPSPVPAPAPAPAAPSPAPVAAGEGVVTAPMPGKILRILVKEGEQVKTGQGLLILEAMKMENEIPAPKDGVVKRILVKEGDTVNTGDALIEIG
- a CDS encoding translation initiation factor IF-2 subunit beta, translating into MSEKVDFYDFEGLLDKAYEELPENVKHHHSRFEVPPAQVTIAGNRTIIENFVDIAEAMNRDPNHLLKFLLREVATAGTLEGRRAILQGRFTPYLIANKLKKYLKEFVICPVCGSPDTKIIKKGRFHFLKCEACGAETPIQHL
- a CDS encoding OadG family protein; translation: MTQLVEGGWITVIGVTVVFTILGILALVLYFVGWLERRLVEREKPAAAPAPAPAPVEAKPEEKPKIPPRDLAVITAAILAYTAKKASQLRPLPFRRKISDAWRLYGLQTQMEDSEDFNYEIGKW
- a CDS encoding sodium ion-translocating decarboxylase subunit beta; amino-acid sequence: MATFIDFINTLGLLHLTVGNVVMIIVGLTLVYLAIRYEMEPLLLLPIGITAVLVNLPLSHVANWPVAVNLPENVSDSIFKTITYMSEHYGEPGLFDLIYYLLIKTEVVPLLIFFGLGAMTDFGPMIADPKTALLGAAAQIGVFVAMLTALALGFNLHQSASIGIIGGADGPTTIYLTTKLAPEILAATAVAAYSYMSLVPLIQPPIIKALTSPEERKIRMEQLRPVSKREKILFPVITMIVIGLLVPSAAPLIGMLMIGNLFRESGVVERLSKAAQEELMNIVTIFLGLGVGSTMRAESFLTAQTLMILGLGVVAFASATAGGVLFGKLMMKLSGGRINPMIGAAGVSAVPMSARVVQRIAREEDPGNFILMHAMGPNVAGVIGTAVVAGVFLALLG
- a CDS encoding carboxyl transferase domain-containing protein codes for the protein MSMEEKLNELYERKKKILEMGGEKAIEKQHAKGKLTARERIEKLLDPGSFVEIGMFVKHRGTEFGLDKKELPADGVITGYGTIDGRLVFVYAQDFTVMGGSLGEMHAAKIKRVMELALEAGAPVIGLNDSGGARIQEGVDSLKGYGEIFKMNTLLSGVVPQITAIMGPCAGGAVYSPAIGDFILMVDSDASFMFITGPQVVKAVTGVEVTPVQLGGAMIHAQKSGQAHLIGKSDEEVLALIRRLMSYLPSNNMEKPPRVKTSDLPFRKTENLYNIVPDDPNKGYDVRQVIYEIVDRDENGNPDFLEILPYFAPNAVVGFGRMNGQTVGIVANNPIYFAGVLDIDSSDKIARFVRTCDAFNIPIVTLVDVPGYLPGTDQEYRGIIRHGAKVLYAYAEATVPMVTVILRKAYGGAYLAMGSKHLGADFVFAWPTAEIAVMGPEGAANIIFRKEIAQAENPEEVRQQKIMEYREKFANPYVAAARGYIDDVIDPAETRAKVILALEALESKRVKLPPKKHGNIPL